The proteins below come from a single Agrococcus beijingensis genomic window:
- a CDS encoding type II toxin-antitoxin system PemK/MazF family toxin, with product MIAHGDVVWVDFGSPRGSEPAKRRPAVVMQEDWLLASQIATVLVVPLTSNLALEAFPGNVLVPAHASGLDKDSVAVVSQLGAVSREFLEPYPVGRVPAYVLSKMADGIRLVTGI from the coding sequence GTGATCGCGCACGGAGATGTCGTCTGGGTCGACTTCGGGTCGCCGCGCGGCTCAGAGCCGGCGAAGCGGCGGCCGGCTGTCGTCATGCAGGAGGACTGGCTGCTCGCCTCGCAGATCGCCACCGTGCTCGTCGTGCCGTTGACCTCGAACCTCGCGCTGGAGGCCTTCCCCGGCAACGTGCTCGTGCCGGCCCATGCCTCCGGTCTCGACAAGGACTCCGTCGCGGTCGTGTCGCAGCTCGGCGCGGTCAGCCGCGAGTTCCTGGAGCCGTACCCCGTGGGGCGCGTCCCGGCCTACGTCCTCTCGAAGATGGCCGACGGCATCCGCCTGGTCACGGGCATCTGA
- a CDS encoding DUF2695 domain-containing protein, producing MDASIADEAEAYVRGLLSEWLDPDPGECLACYLDRALERHRCAGDLALAEHYRDVAAPRATALVERLESMGGFCDCEVLCNALQPAWHLWSTSREIEIDGREIVLEAEPPPSMPPCTGVRRGSTQPCRNWHTMRRPARYRGR from the coding sequence ATGGACGCATCGATCGCTGACGAAGCCGAGGCCTACGTGCGCGGGCTGCTCTCCGAGTGGCTCGACCCCGACCCCGGCGAGTGCCTCGCCTGCTATCTCGATCGGGCGCTCGAGCGACATCGCTGCGCCGGCGACCTGGCGCTCGCCGAGCACTACCGCGACGTGGCCGCGCCGCGCGCGACGGCGCTCGTGGAGCGGCTCGAGTCGATGGGCGGCTTCTGCGACTGCGAGGTGCTCTGCAACGCCTTGCAGCCGGCCTGGCACCTGTGGTCGACGAGCCGCGAGATCGAGATCGACGGGCGCGAGATCGTGCTCGAGGCGGAGCCGCCGCCGTCGATGCCGCCGTGCACGGGCGTGCGGCGCGGCTCGACGCAGCCCTGCCGCAACTGGCACACCATGCGGCGCCCCGCGCGCTACCGGGGGCGGTGA
- a CDS encoding SRPBCC family protein — MQQIRIEQAVDIAAHADVVWHALVDEPSAWWGKPYLLLEGMLPGMPCVIELPLRAGEAVLEHAGDASALWGVVTECVPGASYAWRGQMGMGDNVEGHVRLVLEPRPRGTRVSLVHEAALLWGDGGGADGVQRSYDEGWADLLARLKALVETGARHGSAGLSAPVAPAARGQ; from the coding sequence GTGCAGCAGATCCGCATCGAGCAGGCGGTCGACATCGCCGCCCACGCCGACGTCGTCTGGCACGCGCTCGTCGACGAGCCGTCGGCGTGGTGGGGCAAGCCGTACCTGCTGCTCGAGGGCATGCTGCCCGGGATGCCGTGCGTGATCGAGCTGCCGCTGCGCGCGGGCGAGGCCGTGCTCGAGCACGCCGGCGACGCGTCGGCGCTCTGGGGCGTGGTGACCGAGTGCGTGCCGGGCGCGAGCTATGCCTGGCGCGGCCAGATGGGCATGGGCGACAACGTCGAGGGGCACGTGCGGCTGGTGCTCGAGCCGCGCCCGCGAGGCACGCGCGTGAGCCTCGTGCACGAGGCGGCGCTGCTGTGGGGCGACGGCGGCGGCGCCGACGGCGTGCAGCGCTCCTACGACGAGGGCTGGGCCGACCTGCTGGCGCGGCTCAAGGCGCTCGTCGAGACGGGCGCGCGGCACGGGTCGGCGGGGCTGAGCGCGCCGGTCGCGCCCGCAGCGCGCGGCCAGTAG
- a CDS encoding NAD(P)H-dependent oxidoreductase yields the protein MSALVIDAHPNPDSLVSALASAYAEGHGDARVIRLRELDFDVHMRFGYTRRMAIEPDLADARQAIRDADHIVIATPVWWRSTPALLKGFLDRALLPQQDYRYKGSLPEGLLTGRTGRIIATSDTPGWLAPLLPDTRLDQLRSGTLALCGIKPVRMRRLGPVKQSTAEQRQAWLSQVAADGAKDAARAPRRTSPLVAA from the coding sequence ATGTCCGCCCTCGTCATCGACGCCCACCCGAACCCCGACTCGCTCGTCTCGGCCCTCGCATCCGCCTACGCCGAAGGGCACGGCGATGCGCGCGTCATCCGGCTGCGCGAGCTCGACTTCGACGTGCACATGCGCTTCGGCTACACGCGGCGCATGGCGATCGAGCCCGACCTCGCCGATGCCCGGCAGGCGATCCGCGACGCCGACCACATCGTCATCGCGACGCCCGTCTGGTGGCGCTCGACGCCCGCGCTGCTGAAGGGCTTCCTCGACCGCGCGCTGCTCCCCCAGCAGGACTACCGCTACAAGGGCTCACTGCCAGAGGGCCTGCTGACCGGCCGCACCGGCCGCATCATCGCCACCAGCGACACCCCGGGCTGGCTCGCGCCGCTGCTGCCCGACACCCGGCTCGACCAGCTGCGCTCGGGCACCCTGGCGCTCTGCGGCATCAAGCCCGTGCGGATGCGTCGCCTCGGCCCCGTCAAGCAGTCCACCGCCGAGCAGCGACAGGCGTGGCTCAGCCAGGTGGCAGCCGACGGCGCGAAGGACGCCGCCCGGGCACCGCGGCGCACCAGCCCGCTGGTCGCGGCCTGA
- a CDS encoding alpha/beta family hydrolase: MDATRQVVPVTIDHPTVPHVDAIVDLPAAAWTSIVLLHGAGGSATHPWMEGAARGLVGEGVAVLRASFPNAQAGKRQPERAPSAIATWHAVMDAAKGLLPHLPWAGGKSFGGRMAAAAVAAGMPATGLLYLGYPLHPPGKPEPLREEHLRDIALPQRFLQGTNDAFQSGDALDRLVAQLPDARIDWVAGGDHSFLVAGGDRDPARVAEALGPRIAALLR, from the coding sequence ATGGATGCCACGCGCCAGGTCGTGCCCGTCACGATCGACCACCCGACGGTGCCGCACGTCGACGCCATCGTCGACCTCCCCGCGGCCGCATGGACGAGCATCGTGCTGCTGCACGGCGCCGGCGGTTCCGCCACGCACCCGTGGATGGAGGGCGCCGCCCGCGGGCTGGTCGGCGAAGGCGTCGCGGTGCTGCGCGCGAGCTTCCCGAACGCGCAGGCGGGCAAGCGGCAGCCGGAGCGTGCGCCGAGCGCGATCGCGACCTGGCACGCGGTGATGGATGCGGCGAAGGGCCTCCTGCCGCACCTGCCGTGGGCGGGCGGCAAGTCGTTCGGCGGACGGATGGCCGCAGCCGCCGTCGCGGCCGGCATGCCCGCCACCGGCCTGCTCTACCTCGGCTACCCGCTGCACCCGCCCGGCAAGCCCGAGCCACTGCGCGAGGAGCACCTGCGCGACATCGCGCTGCCGCAGCGGTTCCTGCAGGGCACGAACGATGCGTTCCAGTCGGGGGATGCGCTCGACCGGCTGGTCGCGCAGCTGCCGGACGCGCGCATCGACTGGGTCGCAGGCGGCGACCACTCGTTCCTGGTGGCCGGCGGCGACCGCGACCCGGCGCGCGTGGCCGAGGCGCTCGGCCCGCGGATCGCAGCGCTGCTGCGCTGA
- a CDS encoding DUF2255 family protein — translation MSFDDVVQVLDETKVVAVVTTKADGQPIATPIWSMVIDGVPYVRSVNGAGAWWYRHVRAGRPVAFALGDGSIAERDRAAALELPRAQVATTYVPVDDEVQARIDEELRRKYSGSPESVDMMLSDDARACTLRVEAAR, via the coding sequence ATGAGCTTCGACGACGTGGTGCAGGTGCTGGATGAGACGAAGGTCGTGGCTGTGGTCACCACGAAGGCCGACGGTCAGCCGATCGCGACGCCGATCTGGTCGATGGTCATCGACGGGGTGCCCTACGTGCGATCGGTGAACGGCGCCGGAGCCTGGTGGTACCGGCATGTGCGCGCCGGTCGGCCGGTGGCGTTCGCGCTCGGCGACGGCTCGATCGCGGAGCGTGATCGAGCGGCCGCGCTGGAGCTTCCGCGTGCGCAGGTCGCGACCACCTACGTGCCGGTCGACGACGAGGTGCAGGCGAGGATCGACGAAGAGCTCCGGCGCAAGTATTCCGGCAGCCCGGAGTCGGTCGACATGATGCTGAGCGACGACGCACGGGCGTGCACGCTGCGGGTCGAAGCGGCTCGCTGA
- a CDS encoding TetR/AcrR family transcriptional regulator gives MSRSGDGYHHGNLREALERGAMALLETQPANEISLREVARAAGVSHNAPYHHFGDRKALLKVLAERSMAALLESNRAAGGVGDPVERLRRIGHDYVRFAAERPHAFAVIYDPAVCVPGQPTDTMAPLIAAEEQLVGDVVRDVLGEDADGAAIEALAAASWGVAHGLAQLAQAGHLTLEQALAAVDAFVDRAVPAR, from the coding sequence GTGTCAAGATCGGGCGACGGCTACCACCACGGCAACCTTCGGGAGGCGTTGGAGCGCGGCGCGATGGCGCTGCTCGAGACCCAGCCCGCGAACGAGATCAGCCTGCGCGAGGTCGCGCGGGCGGCCGGCGTCAGCCACAACGCGCCGTACCACCACTTCGGCGACCGCAAGGCGCTGCTGAAGGTGCTCGCCGAGCGGTCGATGGCGGCGCTGCTGGAGTCGAACCGGGCGGCGGGCGGGGTCGGCGACCCGGTCGAGCGGCTGCGGCGCATCGGGCACGACTACGTGCGGTTCGCCGCGGAGCGTCCGCACGCGTTCGCCGTCATCTATGACCCCGCGGTGTGCGTGCCGGGGCAGCCCACCGACACGATGGCGCCGCTCATCGCGGCGGAGGAGCAGCTCGTCGGCGACGTCGTGCGCGATGTGCTGGGGGAGGACGCCGACGGAGCCGCGATCGAGGCGCTGGCAGCCGCCTCGTGGGGTGTCGCCCACGGGCTCGCGCAGCTGGCGCAGGCCGGGCACCTCACGCTTGAGCAGGCGCTCGCCGCGGTCGACGCGTTCGTCGACCGGGCGGTGCCCGCGCGCTGA
- a CDS encoding bifunctional 2-methylcitrate synthase/citrate synthase — translation MAEPDIKKGLAGVYADTTEISKVNPDTNSLLYRGYPVPELALTQPFEAVAYLLWFGDLPTADQLAEFCARERQHRALPDNVKTVMDALPDSAHPMDIVRTAVSIVGANDPKAEDASADLDKAFNLFAVLPAIVSYEQRRRNGLELVEPRDDLDYAANFLWMSFGEEADPVVVEAFNQSMVLYAEHSFNASTFTARVVTSTLADLYSAVTAAIGALKGHLHGGANEAVMGIFDEVGSAEEADAWMQTALDEKRKIMGFGHRVYKNGDSRVPTMRAALVRLVEHYGKPEVLEIYNALEQAMADRKPIKPNLDFPSGPAYALIGFDVPIFTPLFVAARVTGWTAHIIEQRASNALIRPLSAYSGPDERHVDGVDASALPTDTSTIEETE, via the coding sequence ATGGCCGAGCCCGACATCAAGAAGGGTCTCGCTGGCGTCTACGCCGACACCACCGAGATCTCGAAGGTCAACCCCGACACCAACTCGCTGCTCTACCGCGGCTACCCCGTGCCCGAGCTTGCGCTGACGCAGCCGTTCGAGGCCGTCGCCTACCTGCTCTGGTTCGGCGACCTGCCCACGGCCGACCAGCTCGCCGAGTTCTGCGCGAGGGAGCGCCAGCACCGCGCCCTCCCCGACAACGTGAAGACCGTGATGGATGCGCTGCCCGACAGCGCGCACCCCATGGACATCGTGCGCACCGCCGTCAGCATCGTCGGAGCCAACGACCCCAAGGCCGAGGACGCATCCGCCGATCTCGACAAGGCGTTCAACCTCTTCGCCGTGCTGCCCGCGATCGTCAGCTACGAGCAGCGTCGCCGCAACGGCCTCGAGCTCGTCGAGCCGCGCGACGACCTCGACTACGCCGCCAACTTCCTGTGGATGTCGTTCGGCGAGGAGGCCGACCCGGTCGTCGTCGAGGCGTTCAACCAGTCGATGGTGCTGTACGCCGAGCACTCGTTCAACGCATCCACCTTCACCGCCCGCGTCGTCACCTCGACGCTCGCCGACCTCTACTCGGCCGTCACCGCAGCCATCGGCGCGCTCAAGGGCCACCTGCACGGCGGCGCCAACGAGGCCGTGATGGGCATCTTCGACGAGGTCGGCTCGGCGGAGGAGGCGGATGCGTGGATGCAGACCGCGCTCGACGAGAAGCGCAAGATCATGGGCTTCGGGCACCGCGTGTACAAGAACGGCGACTCGCGGGTGCCCACTATGCGGGCCGCCCTCGTCAGGCTCGTGGAGCACTACGGCAAGCCCGAGGTGCTCGAGATCTACAACGCGCTCGAGCAGGCCATGGCCGACCGGAAGCCCATCAAGCCCAACCTCGACTTCCCGTCGGGCCCGGCGTACGCGCTCATCGGCTTCGACGTGCCCATCTTCACGCCGCTGTTCGTCGCCGCGCGCGTCACCGGTTGGACCGCGCACATCATCGAGCAGCGGGCGAGCAACGCGCTGATCAGGCCGCTCTCGGCCTACAGCGGACCGGACGAGCGGCACGTCGACGGGGTCGACGCATCCGCCCTGCCCACCGACACGTCGACCATCGAGGAGACCGAGTGA
- a CDS encoding dolichyl-phosphate-mannose--protein mannosyltransferase, with protein MTLSSGDLAQRDAVATEDAPDAPSPSRLARLTDAYGSVERRLAEPRIRRRIEIAAPIAILSIAAVARLVGLGHPGILVFDETYYVKEGWSTWQLGYEGEWGEGSDERFQDGDPGGLTTEADYVVHPPLGKWIIGMAMALFGMADPFWWRLPSALAGIALVGLTYAIARGLLRSVAFASLAGFWMAIDGFAIVMSRTALLDGILALFVLAGAGALLLDRRGSPARTIRALADRPNRVLAAFWWRPWLVTAGVLLGAGAATKWSGAVFIAAFGLWSVLLDALDRRRAGYRSPWLGTLLSQAPTSLVLLVGPALIVYVVSYAGWFDGGWGSQLMLERADLRWGGLLAWVPLGLQSLWQYHLQQFGFHVGLVGDHVYQSPAYEWLYLGRPTAFEMEAGSSGTWWVTALPNLLIWYASVAALAFLLFHLGRRLDRRAGFLLVGVAAGYLPWLLVPDRTIFLFYAIVFLPFMVIGLALALQHLVGPRGVATGLADASPRLDADLAVAVPPLDKVEGSVERRAAGWFVIAALVVVSVVVFAWFFPVWYGVTLDSDLMRLRHWPPTWPGR; from the coding sequence GTGACCCTTTCGAGCGGCGACCTCGCCCAGCGCGACGCCGTCGCCACCGAGGATGCACCCGACGCACCGTCTCCGTCCCGCCTGGCACGGCTGACGGATGCGTACGGTTCCGTCGAGCGGCGCCTTGCCGAGCCGCGCATCCGCCGCCGCATCGAGATCGCGGCGCCGATCGCCATCCTCAGCATCGCGGCCGTCGCGCGGCTGGTCGGCCTCGGCCACCCCGGGATCCTCGTGTTCGACGAGACCTACTACGTCAAGGAGGGCTGGTCGACCTGGCAGCTCGGCTACGAGGGCGAGTGGGGCGAGGGCAGCGACGAGCGCTTCCAGGACGGCGACCCCGGCGGCCTCACCACCGAGGCCGACTACGTCGTGCACCCGCCGCTGGGCAAGTGGATCATCGGCATGGCGATGGCCCTGTTCGGCATGGCCGACCCCTTCTGGTGGCGGCTGCCCAGCGCCCTCGCCGGCATCGCGCTCGTCGGCCTCACCTACGCCATCGCCCGCGGCCTGCTGCGGTCGGTCGCGTTCGCCTCGCTCGCCGGCTTCTGGATGGCCATCGACGGCTTCGCGATCGTGATGAGCCGCACCGCACTGCTCGACGGCATCCTCGCCCTGTTCGTGCTCGCCGGCGCCGGCGCGCTGCTGCTCGACCGGCGCGGCTCCCCCGCCCGCACCATCAGGGCCCTCGCCGACCGACCGAACCGCGTGCTCGCCGCCTTCTGGTGGCGGCCCTGGCTCGTCACCGCCGGCGTGCTGCTCGGCGCCGGCGCCGCCACCAAGTGGTCGGGCGCCGTCTTCATCGCCGCCTTCGGCCTCTGGAGCGTGCTGCTCGACGCGCTCGACCGACGCCGCGCCGGCTACCGCTCCCCCTGGCTCGGCACGCTGCTCTCGCAGGCGCCCACCAGCCTCGTGCTGCTCGTCGGCCCGGCGCTGATCGTCTACGTCGTCAGCTACGCCGGCTGGTTCGACGGCGGCTGGGGCTCGCAGCTCATGCTCGAGCGCGCCGACCTCCGCTGGGGCGGCCTGCTCGCCTGGGTGCCGCTCGGCCTGCAGTCGCTCTGGCAGTACCACCTGCAGCAGTTCGGGTTCCACGTCGGCCTCGTGGGCGACCACGTCTACCAGTCGCCCGCCTACGAATGGCTCTACCTCGGCCGCCCGACGGCGTTCGAGATGGAGGCGGGATCGTCGGGCACCTGGTGGGTGACCGCGCTGCCGAACCTGCTCATCTGGTACGCCTCGGTGGCGGCGCTGGCCTTCCTGCTGTTCCACCTCGGGCGCCGGCTCGACCGCCGCGCGGGCTTCCTGTTGGTGGGGGTCGCCGCCGGCTACCTGCCCTGGCTGCTGGTGCCCGACCGCACGATCTTCCTCTTCTACGCGATCGTCTTCCTGCCGTTCATGGTGATCGGGCTGGCGCTGGCCCTGCAGCACCTCGTGGGGCCGCGCGGTGTCGCGACCGGGCTGGCGGATGCGTCGCCTCGGCTCGACGCGGACCTCGCGGTCGCGGTGCCGCCCCTCGACAAGGTGGAGGGATCCGTCGAGCGGCGGGCCGCGGGCTGGTTCGTGATCGCGGCGCTCGTGGTCGTCTCGGTCGTCGTCTTCGCCTGGTTCTTCCCGGTCTGGTACGGGGTGACGCTCGACTCGGATCTCATGCGGCTGCGGCATTGGCCGCCGACCTGGCCGGGGCGCTGA
- a CDS encoding CopG family transcriptional regulator: MKTAISIPDRDFERFERIAARHGMNRSEFYRRAGRRLADELEGEAELTALANAVIARVGQPAADGLLLRESERIIGEGTDW, encoded by the coding sequence ATGAAGACTGCGATCTCGATCCCTGACCGCGACTTCGAGCGCTTCGAGCGCATCGCCGCGCGGCACGGCATGAATCGCTCCGAGTTCTATCGGCGCGCTGGTCGCCGCCTCGCCGACGAGCTCGAGGGCGAGGCCGAGCTGACCGCGCTCGCGAACGCCGTCATCGCTCGCGTCGGCCAGCCGGCCGCAGACGGCCTGCTCCTGCGGGAGTCGGAGCGCATCATCGGCGAGGGCACCGACTGGTGA
- a CDS encoding acyl-CoA dehydrogenase family protein yields the protein MTIDLATYALSDDEVTLAETIREFADRVVAPASYEADRTKTLPMDVVAQMGELGLFGIPFPEELGGQGGDYFALCLAIEALARVDQSIAITLEAGVSLGAMPVFRFGSDEQKAELLPELLAGRALAGFGLTEPEAGSDAGATRTTARLDGDEWVINGAKQFITNSGTPITKFVTVTAVTGEQGGRKEISTIVVPNGTPGFTVEAAYDKVGWHASDTHPLTFVDARVPAGNLLGQQGRGFANFLHILDEGRIAIAALSTGAAEGCLEDAIDYAKQRTVFGEPLATRQSIQFTLARMQARVHTARLAWHQAARLRDAGKPFKTEAAIAKLTASDAAMDNARDATQIFGGNGFMNEYSVARHFRDSKILEIGEGTSEVQLLVVARALGVA from the coding sequence ATGACGATCGACCTGGCCACCTACGCCCTCAGCGACGACGAGGTGACGCTCGCCGAGACGATCCGCGAGTTCGCCGACCGCGTCGTCGCGCCGGCCTCCTACGAGGCCGACCGCACGAAGACGCTGCCGATGGACGTCGTCGCGCAGATGGGCGAGCTCGGCCTGTTCGGCATCCCGTTCCCCGAGGAGCTCGGCGGCCAGGGCGGCGACTACTTCGCGCTCTGCCTCGCCATCGAGGCGCTCGCGCGCGTCGACCAGTCGATCGCCATCACGCTCGAGGCCGGGGTCAGCCTCGGCGCGATGCCGGTGTTCCGCTTCGGCAGCGACGAGCAGAAGGCCGAGCTGCTGCCCGAGCTGCTCGCGGGCAGGGCGCTCGCGGGCTTCGGGCTCACCGAGCCCGAGGCGGGCTCGGACGCGGGCGCGACCCGCACCACCGCGCGCCTCGACGGCGACGAGTGGGTCATCAACGGCGCCAAGCAGTTCATCACCAACTCGGGCACGCCGATCACGAAGTTCGTCACCGTCACCGCCGTCACCGGCGAGCAGGGCGGTCGCAAGGAGATCTCGACGATCGTCGTGCCCAACGGCACCCCGGGCTTCACCGTCGAGGCCGCCTACGACAAGGTCGGCTGGCACGCCTCCGACACGCACCCGCTCACGTTCGTCGACGCGCGCGTGCCCGCGGGCAACCTGCTCGGGCAGCAGGGCCGCGGCTTCGCGAACTTCCTGCACATCCTCGACGAGGGGCGCATCGCGATCGCGGCGCTGTCGACCGGCGCCGCCGAGGGCTGCCTCGAGGACGCGATCGACTACGCCAAGCAGCGCACGGTCTTCGGCGAGCCGCTCGCGACCCGCCAGAGCATCCAGTTCACGCTCGCCCGCATGCAGGCGCGCGTGCACACGGCCCGGCTCGCGTGGCACCAGGCGGCGCGGCTGCGCGATGCCGGCAAGCCCTTCAAGACCGAGGCGGCCATCGCCAAGCTCACCGCCAGCGACGCGGCGATGGACAACGCGCGCGACGCGACGCAGATCTTCGGCGGCAACGGGTTCATGAACGAGTACTCGGTGGCCCGGCACTTCCGCGACTCGAAGATCCTCGAGATCGGCGAGGGCACGAGCGAGGTGCAGCTGCTGGTGGTGGCGCGGGCGCTCGGCGTCGCGTAG
- a CDS encoding thioredoxin domain-containing protein produces MQQRNDNRLAGAASDYLRLHADNPVDWREWGDDAFAEARERGVPVFASVGYATCHWCHVMARESFADPAIGEALRDGFVAIKIDREERPDVDAALMGAASAFTRSLGWPLSVFLTPDGLPFYAGTYFPPVEVQGVPAFRQVLAAVGDAWRERPDQALDTAARVQEALRASASGEGGAAPTAAETRAALAGVAALEDPLHGGLGTGQKFPQPGLIVALAEAEAAADAEPAERGSADAQSSEADASGGDSTDPQAAQGAPGLAGRLLDAAAGDDNVVEAGGFSHLRGRDGGFFRYATQRDWGVPHFERMLIDNAQLLHAATLLGRERVAAGIVGFLGEVLRLPGGGFAVAEDAESTVAGRRAEGGWHLAEPGTPGVERPPLDRLLVTAANGLAIEALAVRALRDGDARALELARGAAEHLLTAHASDPAALVHASLDGVPSAAAATAADAGNLAQGLLALTAATGEARWAIAARAILDAAPDPATVAGQGPALQLGPDSDGDAPGGRSSLAGALHALYALTGDGDHLARASRLLDASLAIRNPLAGAATLRVAASLAEPPRTTVLIGDPPAAMRREPGAVLASPEQAAALAEAGFSLFEGKSAPAAYRCEGFVCDLPQPY; encoded by the coding sequence ATGCAGCAGCGCAACGACAACCGGCTCGCGGGCGCCGCGAGCGACTACCTCCGCCTGCACGCCGACAACCCCGTCGACTGGCGCGAGTGGGGCGACGACGCCTTCGCCGAGGCGCGCGAGCGCGGCGTGCCGGTGTTCGCCTCCGTCGGCTACGCCACCTGCCACTGGTGCCACGTGATGGCGCGCGAGTCGTTCGCCGACCCGGCCATCGGCGAGGCGCTGCGCGACGGCTTCGTGGCGATCAAGATCGACCGCGAGGAGCGGCCCGACGTCGACGCGGCGCTGATGGGCGCCGCATCCGCCTTCACCCGGTCGCTGGGCTGGCCGCTGAGCGTGTTCCTGACGCCCGACGGCCTGCCGTTCTACGCCGGCACCTACTTCCCGCCGGTCGAGGTGCAGGGGGTGCCCGCGTTCCGCCAGGTGCTGGCCGCCGTCGGCGACGCGTGGCGCGAGCGGCCCGACCAGGCGCTCGACACGGCGGCGCGGGTGCAGGAGGCGCTGCGGGCCTCGGCCTCCGGCGAGGGCGGCGCCGCGCCGACGGCGGCCGAGACTCGGGCGGCGCTCGCGGGGGTCGCCGCGCTCGAGGATCCGCTGCACGGCGGGCTCGGCACCGGCCAGAAGTTTCCGCAGCCGGGGCTGATCGTCGCGCTGGCCGAGGCAGAGGCGGCGGCCGATGCCGAGCCGGCGGAACGCGGCAGCGCGGACGCGCAGTCGTCTGAGGCGGATGCGTCCGGTGGCGACAGCACGGACCCCCAGGCGGCGCAGGGCGCACCCGGCCTCGCCGGGCGCCTGCTCGACGCGGCAGCCGGCGACGACAACGTGGTCGAGGCAGGCGGCTTCTCGCACCTGCGCGGGCGCGATGGCGGGTTCTTCCGCTACGCGACCCAGCGCGACTGGGGCGTGCCGCACTTCGAGCGGATGCTCATCGACAACGCGCAGCTGCTGCATGCCGCCACGCTGCTGGGCCGGGAGCGGGTCGCCGCCGGCATCGTGGGCTTCCTCGGGGAGGTGCTGCGACTGCCGGGCGGCGGGTTCGCCGTGGCCGAGGACGCCGAGTCGACGGTCGCCGGTCGCCGCGCCGAGGGCGGCTGGCACCTCGCCGAGCCGGGCACGCCGGGCGTCGAGCGGCCGCCGCTCGATCGGCTGCTCGTCACCGCAGCCAACGGGCTGGCGATCGAGGCGCTCGCGGTGCGCGCGCTGCGCGACGGCGACGCCCGCGCGCTCGAGCTCGCCCGAGGCGCGGCCGAGCACCTGCTGACCGCCCACGCCAGCGATCCCGCGGCGCTCGTGCACGCCAGCCTCGACGGCGTGCCCTCGGCCGCGGCCGCGACCGCGGCAGACGCCGGCAACCTCGCGCAGGGGCTGCTCGCGCTCACCGCCGCGACCGGCGAGGCACGCTGGGCCATCGCTGCGCGCGCCATCCTCGACGCCGCCCCCGATCCCGCGACCGTCGCCGGGCAGGGCCCGGCGCTGCAGCTCGGCCCCGACTCCGACGGCGATGCGCCGGGCGGCCGATCGTCGCTCGCCGGCGCGCTCCACGCGCTCTACGCGCTGACCGGCGACGGCGACCATCTCGCCCGCGCGAGCCGCCTGCTCGACGCGAGCCTGGCCATCCGCAACCCCCTCGCGGGCGCCGCGACGCTGCGCGTCGCCGCCAGCCTCGCCGAGCCGCCGCGCACCACCGTGCTCATCGGCGATCCGCCCGCCGCGATGCGCCGCGAGCCCGGCGCAGTGCTCGCGAGCCCGGAGCAGGCGGCCGCGCTCGCCGAGGCAGGCTTCTCGCTCTTCGAGGGCAAGTCGGCGCCGGCCGCCTACCGCTGCGAGGGCTTCGTCTGCGACCTCCCGCAGCCCTACTGA
- a CDS encoding aldo/keto reductase yields MTIPTRTLNDGRSIPQLGFGVFKVEPDETERIVLDAFEAGYRHIDTAAIYRNEEGVGRAIAASGIPRDELFITTKLWNDRRGAADTRAALGESLEKLGLSHVDLYLIHWPTPKNGSPVETWETLGALRSEGLTTSIGVSNFDERYLPEILSTGVIPAIDQIELHPQFQQRPAVSLAAQHDIAIEAWGPLGQGKVDYTGGVIGEIAARTGASWAQVVLAWHLAAGRIVFPKSNRRERMEENLAAASVELSAADIAAIDALDLGAAGRVSSDPADAN; encoded by the coding sequence GTGACCATCCCCACCCGCACGCTGAACGACGGCCGCAGCATCCCGCAGCTCGGCTTCGGCGTGTTCAAGGTCGAGCCCGACGAGACCGAGCGCATCGTGCTCGACGCGTTCGAGGCCGGCTACCGCCACATCGACACGGCGGCGATCTACCGCAACGAGGAGGGCGTCGGGCGCGCGATCGCGGCCAGCGGCATCCCGCGCGATGAGCTCTTCATCACCACCAAGCTGTGGAACGACCGGCGCGGCGCCGCCGACACCCGCGCGGCGCTCGGCGAGAGCCTCGAGAAGCTCGGGCTGTCGCACGTCGACCTCTACCTGATCCACTGGCCGACGCCGAAGAACGGCAGCCCGGTCGAGACGTGGGAGACGCTGGGCGCGCTGCGCTCGGAGGGGCTCACCACCTCGATCGGCGTCTCGAACTTCGACGAGCGCTACCTGCCCGAGATCCTGTCGACCGGCGTGATCCCGGCGATCGACCAGATCGAGCTGCACCCGCAGTTCCAGCAGCGGCCCGCGGTGTCGCTGGCCGCGCAGCACGACATCGCGATCGAGGCGTGGGGGCCGCTCGGCCAGGGCAAGGTCGACTACACCGGCGGCGTCATCGGCGAGATCGCCGCCCGGACCGGCGCCTCGTGGGCGCAGGTCGTGCTCGCGTGGCACCTCGCCGCCGGGCGCATCGTCTTCCCGAAGTCGAACCGCCGCGAGCGCATGGAGGAGAACCTCGCCGCCGCCTCGGTCGAGCTGTCGGCCGCCGACATCGCGGCGATCGACGCGCTCGACCTGGGCGCGGCCGGCCGCGTGTCGAGCGACCCCGCGGACGCGAACTAG